In Lycium ferocissimum isolate CSIRO_LF1 chromosome 3, AGI_CSIRO_Lferr_CH_V1, whole genome shotgun sequence, the genomic window AATTAGGACGGAGGAAGTATTtctttttgacaaacttaaagcaCCAAAACTCCTAAAAGATATATTTAAGGAACTACTTTTGAACCTACCCCTAACAAAtggtcccaattttttttttctcaccaAAGTTCTGCTGAAGCACTGATCAAATATTTGGAACAGAAGATGTTGGACAAAATGCCTCAGAGGAACCACAAATAGCCATCAATGGCAATGCTTTCAACTGTTGCAAAACGCACTGTTTTCTCAATCCCATTAACCAAACACACATTATCCttctcatcttcttcttcttctccacaacattTGACTGCAAAGGAAGATGAAACATTAGTCTCAACTGCAATAACAATCCTCAAACATCATCGTTCTAAATCACGTTGGTCCGAAATTCTTTCTTTAACTCCTCACTTCACTCCATCCCAAGTCTCCCAAATCATTCTTCAACTCCGTAACACACCTCATCTAGCCCTTcgtttcttcaacttcacaatccaACGGTCCATATGCAATCACAATCTTTATTCCTATGCCACCATTATTCATATACTCTCTCGTTCCCGCCATAAATCACAAGCCTTAGAGTTAATCAAGTGCgccattcgtaaatttcaagaTTTGTCAAACCCACCTCAGAAATTTCAAGATTTAGCAAACCCACCTAGGAAATTTCAAGATTTGTCAAACCCTCAAGATTTAGCAAACCCACCTCAGGTATTTCAAGATTTAGCAAACCGGCCTGGAAAATTTCAAGATTTAGCAAACCCACCGGGGAAATTTCAAGACTTAGCAAACCCACATGGGAAATTTCAAGATTTTGCAAAACCACCTAGGATTTTTGAAATCTTGGTTAAAACTTATAGAATTTGTGATTCAGCTccatttgtgtttgatttgttAATCAAAGCTTATTTGGATTCTAAAAAGATGGATCTTTCTGTTCAACTTGTGAGGATTTTGGGTTCTAAGGGTATTTTTCCTCATGTTGTTATATGCAATTCTTTGATTGAGTTGATTGCAAAAAATCGAGGTCCTTTTGATGCTTATGATATGTATAGGGAAATCTTTAGATATGAgaaagggaaggggaaatgtGTGATCGCGAATGCTTATACGTTTAACGTTCTTATGGTTGCTTTTCATAGAGAAGGAGTAGTGGAGAAGGTTGAGGAGGTTTGGAAGGAAATGATGGAAAGAAATTGTGCCCCGAATGCGTATAGTTATAGTGTTTTAATGGCCGCGTATTGTGAGGATGGGAAGATGGACAATGCTATGAAAGTTTGGGAGGAAATGGGTGAAAAGGGTGTGAAGCATGATATTGTAGCGTATAATACTATAATTGAGGGGTTTTGTAAAGTTGGTGAGATTGAGAGAGCTGAGGAGGTGTTCAGAGAGATGGTTTTCGCTGGGGTAGAATGTACTTGTGTTACTCTTGAGCATCTCATTAATGGACATTGTATGAGCGGGAATGTTGATGCAGCTCTAGTCTTGTATAAGGATATGTGTCGAAAGGGCTTCAAACCAGAGAGTTCAACAATAGATGTAGTGGCTGAGGTGCTCTGTGACAAAAGTGGagtttttgaggccttggaaTTTGTGACAACTGCAATAAAGAAACACGATATTGTACCAAGGAAGACAACATATGAACTTCTGATACGGAGCTTGTGTATGGAGGGGTGGATGGAAGAAGCTCTGAAACTTCAGGTGGAGATGGTGGGGAAAGGATTTGCTCCAAATTTGGAAATATATAGTGCTTTCATTGATGGGTATATCAAACAAGGGGATGACAAAAAGGCTGAAACTTTGAGGAATGAAATGCTTAGGAATAAGATAACATGTGAAGACAGCTAGATGTTGTAAGACATGCAGAGTTTTAGCCAAATCTGAAATCATGAGTTCGGGCTATAAGGTTAAGAACAGACAAGGCGACTTTTCGAAAGTGCAAGTCTGTCTGTAAATCAAAGCAAGGTACTCTCTGAACTGCGCCTTCATTATTCGTCGAATATGAACACTGCATTCTTGCTGAAACAGTTCTGTCCCCTGCTGGAGGGAATCTTATGATGATTTTTGCTACTCTTCAACTGAATAATGAATTCAAGAAGAGTACCTTTCTGCGGGTGGTACTTGACTGAGGACATCGTTTAATGGTTTATGAATATGAGCACCGCCTAACTGCTTGAGGAGTTCTCACTACAGGTCAGGCTCTTAAGATAATGCATCCTACTCTTTCCTGCAGTATTCCGGCATTATTTTTCTGTCCGGTGATAGCCTGTAGTATGAGTTAACAGTGTAGATGCCTCTACTATGCCCTTTCCATGTCAGTTTATCTTCTTCAGCTGAAAAGGCTCCAGTGTTTTATAAAACTCAGCAGCTCTTGAAGTATCCCAGTCACTAAAATGTCTTCAAAAAATGAAGATTCAAGCTTCAGAGTTTCTGCATTCTGCTACTGTTACATCAGGAAATCGAACAAGATTGAAAAGATTTAGAGTGAATTTCTATTcttaatcttccataacatgtgaTATCTATACTAAGTATCAATGCTAAAAATCAGTTATATGAGAAGAGCACATTGTCTGCTCCCTCTTATACTTATCAGTATATTGTTCTATAATTATCTTGTTCTTTGAATTTATTACTACTGTTGTTTTTTTCACTTGGGCTATCTTTACTATTTTTGTTGTCAGTACTTCTCTTTTCTTGagtatttttttcatcatagccTTGACTCTTGTATTTGTCAAACCTGTTTTTGAAAATGCacttcttgagccgagggtctaacGAAGATAGCCTCTCTCTCTCGCACAAGATAGAGGAAAGATTCAAGTATACTACCCTCCCCTCCCTGTACCCTTGTGGGATCATgcaggtatgttgttgttagcAGTTTGATGATGTGTAACAAATCCTAATACCTTCCACAACTAATTCTTTAAGATTCGTTATAATCAGCATTTTTCCACTGATTATAACGAATGTATTTAAGTCTTTGTAGATTTGCTAGTTCGCCAACTTGCAGAGTTTCTCCATATCGAGCAATTGATAGTCTTAAGTTAATCAAGTTAGTTCTCCGGGGAGATAATCCGATTAGGCAGTAACAGGGATCATGAATGCTTGTACTTAAATGCCTAGAAAATTGAGATAGGCCAAGTTGCCTATGGCATCAGGTGGAATAGAGTATGCAAAATAGATGTTCTCTAACTGCAGCACATACGGATGCTGGAACATATTACACAAAGCATTGTCTTAGATGTGGATAAGCAAGATAATTTTTGTGCACAATCCCAAAAACAATTCTCTTCAAACAAATTCCACTCactcaaaaaatcaaaaaatgaaattaaacactcaaaaaccaaaacaaaaaactgAAGGTTGACAGCCCTGATTAATTCCTTTACCATCCAACTTCATCAATGCGAAAATCTTCAAATGCTCTTACCCTCATTGGCCCTTTTATATTTCCACTGACAGCTTCTTCTCCTGTTTCGCCCAAATTGTAAGACACTTTTTAATATGTAATCAATAAAAGACAAAAGATTTATCAATTACCTAAATTAATGATTAACTATAATGTTCAAGGCAGTATCATGTGTCAACCAAATAACAGATTACCAATAAACTCAGTGTGTTTTTTGTATGAAGAAAGTCATTTTCGAGGAAAATGTTTGTCATGAGGAAGTCATTTTTTGGTATTAGCTTTACCAAAACAGTGTCCATAGAAATGAGTAAAATGACTTCCTCACTTAAATTCATATTAGTTGCTCCAACTAACACAAAGACATTTTAACTTATCTACTATTACAAACATTCATCAAGAAACTCTCTGATGTGctagtattattattaatgtgtaatatatatttttccaagaATATACTTCACTCACCTACTAACCACCGAGAAacattttttaggaaaatatttcCCATGAAATGCATTTTTTAGGTATAAAGTTGACTTCTGTCACACAAGAGAAAAATCTCAGCCATACTTTATTTACTTATGGACAATTAATTATAgttgacttcttcttctttcttttttttttttttttaaatttttttgttacaTAGTGGGTAGGGAAaggggattacaacgtggggatttgaaccctcaccaacaaggtgaaagttcagggaGCCAACTAACTGATCTACTAGATCCCTACATAGTTGATTTCTTTTAGTAAGTTGAtaatgcccaaaaaaaaaaaaaaaaattaactgtcattgtataaaaattaaacCTATTACTAACAAATCTGCAGCAGAGTGAGTAAAAGGAATTAAAGAAATGATCATTGGGATTGGGATTTATTACCTCTATTATGATGAAAGAGGCAGAAATAGGACAACATATATGCTTGAAAAGCTTCATCGAAGATGAGTTCTCTCCACGCCTTCCATTCTCTTGGGAATCTCATTTAGCTTTGGACAACGATGGATACCAAGACCTTTAATCTGAGGCATGGCACTTGTGGCTAAATGCCAGCTTTCTAGGTTCTCAAGACAATCAAGATGAAGGAACTCCAGTTGACTGAAGCTCGCTGCAGGtaatttcttttccttcataAGCTCTAAATATATCGAGATTCCTTAGATTTGGCATCAGTCCCAGAATAGGCATCGGATCTTCCATGAGTTTTGAGTCACAAAGGTACATTATTGTGATAGAAGTTGGGAAAGGGTCCGACGGGCAGTTTTTCTATTCTCCCCTGTAACCACAATTTGTGGAGCGTTTGACAAGCACTAAGAAATTCAAGGGCTGGGAATGATTCATCATCCTTACACAACAATCTGAGAGAGGTAAGGTTTTTCAAGTTGCTAATGTTGTTTAGGGAGTAAGAATTTGTAATATGATGCATGCTTAATTCTCGAAGATTGACTAAATCAACAGGGTCAACACCTTTCCATTGATCACAACAAATGCCTTTAAGAACTTGAAGACTTATGAGTTTGCTTATACGTTTCAGAGGTTTTGAATGCGGAACAACTAAATGTCTTAGATTTATTAGGTCAGCTGTCTCGCGGGGTAGTTGGCATGAGTATCCGTAATCATTGACAAGAAGTGTCTGTAAGTTCTTGAGGTTGCCAATGTTGGTGGGGAGATCATTAATACCTCTCAATCTTAAGAACTTGAGCTGATACAAACTTCCTATAGCATCAGGTACTATAGAGGTAAAAANNNNNNNNNNNNNNNNNNNNNNNNNNNNNNNNNNNNNNNNNNNNNNNNNNNNNNNNNNNNNNNNNNNNNNNNNNNNNNNNNNNNNNNNNNNNNNNNNNNNAACACTAATGTGGAAAATGAACAAGAAAAATTAGAGCAATGAAAGTGAAATGTGCCCCATTTGACCGGGcaagagaaaatgaaatatcCCATTTTCAAAAGGGACACTGCAGCTAAGCCAAAAGTACATTTTtagaagggaaaagggtcaaaaatacccctctaatttgggaaaatggaaaaaaaatatcttccattactaatttggataaaaaaatatgtctcccgtcattaaagttttcacttttcaaatatatccttaTCTTAACGGAAATTTCAAAATAATCCGATTTCATTTTAAAATCCGCTCCATTTAGATCCaatcaaactaataaaaaacTCATATGGGTTACCCGCTCATGTGCCTAGTCGCTCCAGATGTAGTACTCGGAACAAGTTGGTCGCATATGAGCTTTTTATGTTGtcgggtcgggtttaaatggaaCTGGTTTAAAAATCAAATCGGGTTATTTTGAGGGATTTGGGAATTTCTGTTAAGATAAGGTtatttttgaaaactttaacgacgtgaggggtatttttgacccaaatttataactagatattttttaaatttttttccaaagtgAATAAGACatttttgatccttttccctttttaaaagtaTCCCACTGTCCTTGCTTTGGCCTTAAAGATGAGTGGTCGAATATGCTGTATGTTTCTTTCTTTGGTACAGTGGAAACGAACTAAATAAAGATCTTAAAATCATTCATAAGTAACATGGTTTAAATTTGTTAGGAGAAGAAATTTCATGTCCTTATTTAAGTACGCCGGCATTTTAATTTGGACATCCAGACAAAATATCTTTCTAGACGTTATGGGTTCCTTCATGATCCATAATAAACAAATACTGACTTAAACAGGACTAAAGAAACATTGAAATCATCATTCAATGTATTATTTCtttgtaacttttctttctcttaatcTAAGTTTCCTGATatcttcaaaattttaaaagaaaaagaacaaaccTTCCTTTCCTCAAATAGGAAGTTCTCTATCCTTAGAGAAAGGGAAGATTCCATATTAAAGTAAATAGAACAGCAGGTAGAAAGTGCTAGTAATCTTTTCAAGCTCCTTTTCCTGGTTCCAAACTCTCTCTTTCTTTACAAATAACAGCATGTCTCGTAATACTTTATCTATTTTTTGGTTAAAGGAAACTTTATGAAGTTTTAAGGACCAAACCATGGCCTTGCAACCAATTACCAATCTATGTGGTTGCATCATCTAAGAGTATACTTCCCTCCTAATCGATATTTTTGACTTGCATTCTACTGGAGTTCTTCTTGACCACTTAGAAACTTGTTACTTCAATTAGCATACTTGTAACTGATTGCGGTTCACACGATGGACctaataatgaaaattttgctccAATTTATAAAGATCcattagttttttatttttaggctgtatttattttggggtggACAGGTATTGGGAAGCATTTGTTGTGGACAAAAAGTAATTTACTTACAATTTGATTGTACAACAtctttcaaaagcctaaaatggtCTTGAACCTTGAACCTATGTTCTTAAAATTTGTTCAGTACACTGGATTCTTTTATGAATTGCTAGCTTCCGGTGAAGGAATTGTCGACTCCAGTATCTGAATATTTGTAAATAGATGAAGATTTGCAATTATACATGCATATTATCTTGTCATGTTGTAATGAAAACGTGTCTCCATTGTGCTCTCAATAAGGTGCTGCTTTGctatttcatattcttttttccatgttcttcttttccatttttctttctttccttattagGAGGAGCCTGTAAGGTTATCAAATTGTTTTAATATATCAAGAGAAACCTTTAACATTGTCACTAAATAGGCAGAATGAAAAGAAGTAGCGTAACCATTTTACTTTACAGGAATATCCTGAAGAGAGGTTACCTGTTATCGAGGGAATTGATTTATCTGTATGGCAtcattgttgattttatgcAATGAGGTAATTTACTATACAAATATCTGATTGTCCAAGCCAAATCTTTTGTGAATGATGCTAAATTGCTCACTCAACATGAATCAACTAGTAGTTTCTTTGAAACTATGTAAAACTTGTACTTGATTGAGGGCATGTGAAGACATGTAAGGGATTCGTTCGGTACGCTAGTCATGTTCTTGCATCCATCTAATTCTGTCATGCTTTTTAGGATGATTTTCGCTTTTGAAATGTCAAACTCAGTATGTCTCAGTAACGAATTATCTAACTGCTCAATACAATAAGTGCCCCCTCTAATACCTTTTATGCTATTTATATACTGACGGTGATCACAATGGAGATGGTTTTTTGAGAATTTTCAGCTGTTTCCTGAAGCTATACTATGTAAATTGGAGAAAACTTGGTGCTGCTTGACAGAAAGTAACCAAGAACGCGATGAACCCATGGAGAATCCACACTAAGAAGGCCAATCcagcacacacatatatatatggttatCTAGTGCAAAACATTGAAGGACAGAATGTTCTGTTGGCTCTAAGCATATGAAGTGATCCATTATCAGCTGCTTGTGCCAGATTGATAATGCTTGTATGGTCTTCTCAAATTGTTGAAAATGACTTGATGTGTAGCCTTGGCGTATCCAATCTCCGAAAAGATTGAGCCAGCTCACAAACGGGGTGCTGAATCCAGAAAGTCTGTGTCGACCAATGTGAATGTCATTCGCTAGTACCAAATCAAAACTTGAATGTTATCAAGAAGTTGCCTGGCAGACAAAATGGGATTGCATGAAATGCAATACATCACTCACAGTGCAGAAGTCTCGCTAATTCCTTAAGAGGTGTGTCAAGTTAAacatggacaaataaaaatggatggagggagtactttcAAGTCAAAGTTAATATAGTTTGATtctcactacaagaaaaaagatatttggcaataatttttttttgttgtcacAGATtaattattgttgcaaaaagtacttttggcaacaaaaaaaaaaatttattgcataaacttttccctacggctgttattgcaacgacgtgaaacaactttttttttttggttgtcaaaagtactttttgcaacaataatcaatactatagTTAGGGTGTATATGGACGGGGTtggtttggattttttaaatatcaaaccaaaccaaaccaattgcatcggGTTCTTAactttatacaccaaaccaaaccaataaaatttgattttttcaaccttgggttttctcgggttttttcaaagcttcatacaaaacatataacttttacttcaaatatttctttagttctagtaagataaaattatataattaaggtgtttcttgagaaaataacacaaaatgtgagatgagtgatgacattgtattaaaatattcaacaaaaaaataataaaattggttaaaataaatattgctaattaataagccattaaaaaatgaccataatctaaaaatactaagtcatgctaaaataagtacggctaataagtattaattacatgataaagaaaaataaataagttatatattttcactctctaaaccaattaggtaaaactaaagaatagatttTCAAgattattgtcatttctagtcgtagaattgaatttcttttgttagaattagtgttgagttggttttggtttggactttctttgagttactaacatttatgggatataaaacttattgacattcaaaattctaagttcaagcttgaaataatcTGATAATAGagaaaaaactacgaaaaaaatttaagaaatatttatatacattataaataaatatttctatgtataaaatattttaattgaataaatgtaatgtcgggttggtttggtatggtttgactttttttagctaaaaccaaaccaaaccaattaaggtcggtttttttttttttttttgttaacacCAAACCATTAGTTggatttttttctcggtttgacacGGTTTATCGGTCTGGTGCAGTTTGTcagtttactttgtacacccctagctatggtaacaaaattaaattgtttgacaacaacaaagttcatttgccaacaacaaagttcatttgccaacaataaaattaagttgttgccaaatattaaattttttattgtcatttctatactttcttgtagtgtctCTAGAAGTGAAACGTAACAACACGAAGGGAGTAGTTTTTTAATGCATTTATTTTAAATTCATACAAAAACAAGGAAGGGACATACCTTATCAACTgaaaaatagataaatagaTGTTACCTGGACATACTTAATAGACTCAAAATCCCTTATCTGTTCAATCCTCTTAGAAGCTACCAAAACCTCTGGATGACCCACTTCTTGTTTATTGTCTTTCAATCCTCTTAGAAGCTAACAAAACCTCTGGATGACCCTAGGGGTGGCAAATGGGTGAGTTTGgttggatttggtttggttGAAGTTGGTTTGAACAAAAATGGGTTGGGTTTCAAACCACTCATATTTTATGTGGGTAAATATGGGTTGGGTGATAAATGGGCAGGTTGGTTATGGGTTAATCCATATTATATAAGTGTAATATTATTTCAAGTgtatgtttataatttttttcttttgtcaagttaaattaattttttcatataaatttcagGGGTGGGCGTGGGGGTCGTggagggggtgggtggggggtaagaatttttttttcccatttttataattttttttataaaagtaaaatatatgaaattgattttttgggggggggggggggggtggggtggaggTAGGCgagggtggggtgggggaaattcttttccattatttataatttttttatagaagtaatatatatgaaatttgaaattttgggtgggggggggggggggggggtcgtgGAGGGGGTGTGgggggtaagaatttttttctccatttttataaaacttttataaaagtaaaatatttgaaattgatttttttttttgggggggggggtggggtaaatttttttttttttttttataaattttttataaaagtaaaatatttgaaattgaaatttgtggggggtggggtgggggtaagaatttttttgtccattttttataaacttttataaggtaaaatatatgaaattgaattttggtttttttcggggggggggggatatgggggggtgggggtagggatCGGAGTGggaggtaagaaaaaaaaattctcttttttttataagctttttataaaagtaaaatatttgaaattgaaataaaaataagaatttttttgtccattttttataaaattttaaaaaatatatgaaattgaatgtgggttgggggggggggatggcGGGGGGGTAGGGAtggtaagaaaaaaaattcttttttttagctttttataaaagaaaaataaagtaagaAATAAGACAAAAAGTTGGGGTGGGaggtaagaaagaaagaaatttcattttcaaaatgagTTGTTATTAGGTCTAGTATGTTCTTATATGGATACTCATATTTTATCCATATTTGCCcatatttttatgggttaaaGAGAGACTTAAAGCCCATATTTACTCACCTGAAATATGAGTAACCCAACTCCCTAACATGTGAGTAAAATGGgcaaattttctaaatatgggCTCAAATTGCCACCTCTAGATGACCCAgttcttatttattttgtctttCCGGATTTAGGGGTTCCGCTTTAGGGTTTCTGCATCTGCCATTGGTACTCCTTCACTTCAATGGTTGCTTAATATTATTTCACCTCATCaaactactccctccatcctaaaataagtggtgttttaacaaacaaaaataaaaattgtcccaaaataagtatttctttcgtccaaaaacttagtttgatttgacacggagtttaagaaataaaggaaaacttttaaaatatgtggTCCGAAAAAAGCCTCatatatttgtgtgactgtaaatcatcGCATAAAGtcaaattgtttctaaatatataaatgtgcCAAACTTTTATGGaaaaactaataaggaaagtaagacaattgTTTTGGTATAGGGTTATGAAGTGAAATtaggtattaaaaaaaaaagagaaaattgggGGAAACCGTTAACTGAGTGTATATTTGAAAAATGTGCAAACCGTAGGGCTAAATTTGACCACAAACTATATACTTGAAGCAAAGTATGAAATATTCTTTTATCtcg contains:
- the LOC132049979 gene encoding pentatricopeptide repeat-containing protein At2g15980, producing the protein MAMLSTVAKRTVFSIPLTKHTLSFSSSSSSPQHLTAKEDETLVSTAITILKHHRSKSRWSEILSLTPHFTPSQVSQIILQLRNTPHLALRFFNFTIQRSICNHNLYSYATIIHILSRSRHKSQALELIKCAIRKFQDLSNPPQKFQDLANPPRKFQDLSNPQDLANPPQVFQDLANRPGKFQDLANPPGKFQDLANPHGKFQDFAKPPRIFEILVKTYRICDSAPFVFDLLIKAYLDSKKMDLSVQLVRILGSKGIFPHVVICNSLIELIAKNRGPFDAYDMYREIFRYEKGKGKCVIANAYTFNVLMVAFHREGVVEKVEEVWKEMMERNCAPNAYSYSVLMAAYCEDGKMDNAMKVWEEMGEKGVKHDIVAYNTIIEGFCKVGEIERAEEVFREMVFAGVECTCVTLEHLINGHCMSGNVDAALVLYKDMCRKGFKPESSTIDVVAEVLCDKSGVFEALEFVTTAIKKHDIVPRKTTYELLIRSLCMEGWMEEALKLQVEMVGKGFAPNLEIYSAFIDGYIKQGDDKKAETLRNEMLRNKITCEDS